From Anaeromusa acidaminophila DSM 3853, one genomic window encodes:
- a CDS encoding site-specific integrase — MPSVNKRGDTFRIMVSLGYDLKGRQIRKTTTFKPPDGVTPGKAEKLAMAFAHEFEKKCQGMANMNENIRFVELVDWYYEQIAPHKLKENTMYGNRKLIDLYVLPYIGHLKLKDVTTARVDELFNLLLKSGRTRETYRLKDAAYLPKGSWLPTTRKAGITLGTLKVAIRGETVTKETAEKIAAAIGKKLKDAFVLEKKGGGLDPQTIMRVRTATSPIFSTAVKKEIMFKNPVTNATSPKRDEKEKLFLDADGCRQLLTILDEPTNQQVGRAIAMLLYTGMRVGELMALRWEDVFLDDAILTVKHTLYRADKKYKLTSPKTKSSARVIAMPPQLIELLEVQKAWQEQRKKDVGQRWIERGAVFTGSFGEYMNRGYLNAEFKKLLKANGFPDLHVHDLRHANASLLINMGVPVKVISEHLGHSNTLTTENIYAHIFNSTKAKASEAISQALASGIEQ; from the coding sequence ATGCCGAGCGTAAATAAAAGGGGCGATACCTTTCGCATCATGGTGTCCCTTGGCTATGATTTGAAAGGACGCCAAATCAGAAAGACCACAACCTTTAAGCCGCCGGACGGTGTTACTCCCGGCAAGGCTGAAAAACTGGCGATGGCCTTTGCTCACGAATTTGAGAAGAAGTGCCAAGGCATGGCGAATATGAACGAGAACATTCGCTTTGTGGAACTGGTGGATTGGTATTACGAGCAGATCGCGCCGCATAAATTGAAGGAAAATACCATGTACGGCAATCGCAAACTGATTGATTTGTATGTGCTTCCGTACATTGGCCATTTGAAGCTGAAGGATGTAACCACAGCAAGGGTTGATGAACTGTTCAATCTGCTGCTCAAAAGCGGCAGAACCAGAGAAACGTATCGGCTGAAAGACGCTGCCTATCTGCCGAAAGGCTCGTGGCTTCCTACGACAAGAAAAGCGGGTATTACGCTAGGCACATTAAAGGTGGCAATCCGGGGAGAAACAGTCACCAAGGAAACTGCCGAGAAAATTGCGGCGGCAATCGGGAAAAAGCTAAAAGATGCGTTTGTCCTGGAAAAGAAGGGCGGCGGCTTAGACCCGCAGACGATTATGCGAGTGCGGACAGCGACTTCTCCCATTTTTTCCACAGCGGTGAAAAAGGAGATTATGTTCAAGAATCCGGTGACGAATGCGACATCGCCCAAAAGGGATGAAAAAGAGAAGCTGTTTCTGGATGCCGATGGCTGCAGACAGCTTCTCACTATTTTAGACGAGCCGACTAACCAGCAGGTGGGCAGAGCCATTGCCATGCTGCTCTACACCGGAATGCGCGTGGGCGAACTGATGGCCTTGCGCTGGGAGGATGTATTCTTAGACGATGCCATCCTGACGGTCAAGCACACGTTGTATCGCGCCGACAAAAAGTACAAGCTGACTTCACCCAAAACGAAGAGCAGCGCCCGTGTGATTGCAATGCCGCCACAATTGATAGAACTTTTGGAGGTGCAGAAGGCTTGGCAGGAACAGCGCAAAAAGGATGTAGGCCAGCGGTGGATTGAGCGCGGCGCGGTTTTTACCGGAAGCTTTGGCGAGTACATGAATCGCGGATATTTGAATGCCGAGTTTAAGAAATTGCTCAAAGCTAACGGCTTTCCCGACTTACACGTTCATGATCTCAGACACGCCAACGCTTCCCTGCTCATTAACATGGGAGTCCCTGTGAAGGTTATTTCCGAGCATCTCGGCCATTCGAATACCCTGACCACGGAGAACATTTATGCACACATCTT